Proteins encoded within one genomic window of Rhododendron vialii isolate Sample 1 chromosome 1a, ASM3025357v1:
- the LOC131303922 gene encoding extensin-1-like, translated as MERTIFVAILLLFSLPPLISTTKTHHSYLSPPKTHFSPPSPPKKPHFSPPSPPPETHFSLPSPPKNTRFSRPPPKSTAPKTHHSQPINTPPEAHILPPSPPKKTNFSPPSPPKKTPRNTRYSPPPNSTAPKTHHSPPTNTPPKTHVSPASAPQPGTTLSVLSFLVGRSGRIVLGFIAVTIVSLISFLCRKWCHPPVPPPPPPQSPDGRPSPQRSPSHRPLPSSFLWGLVTSSLAYESSSGT; from the exons ATGGAGAGAACAATATTTGTTGCTATTCTTCTCCTTTTCTCACTTCCGCCTCTGATCTCCACCACTAAAACCCACCACAGCTACCTCTCACCACCAAAAACTCACTTctcaccaccatcaccgccaAAAAAACCTCACTTCTCACCACCGTCACCGCCACCAGAGACTCACTTCTCGCTGCCATCACCACCCAAAAATACTCGCTTCTCACGGCCACCACCAAAGAGCACTGCACCGAAAACTCACCATTCACAACCAATAAACACTCCACCAGAAGCTCACATCttgccaccatcaccaccaaaaaaaactaacttctcaccgccatcaccaccaaaaaaaacTCCACGAAATACTCGCTACTCACCACCACCAAACAGCACTGCACCCAAAACTCACCATTCACCACCAACAAACACTCCACCAAAAACTCACGTCTCACCAGCATCAGCGCCACAGCCGGGGACCACGTTATCGGTACTATCGTTCCTCGTGGGTCGCTCTGGGAGGATTGTCCTGGGGTTTATCGCTGTTACGATTGTGTCCCTAATTTCGTTTCTTTGTCGCAAATGGTGTCATCCACCAGTACCACCACCGCCTCCACCCCAGTCACCGGATGGACGCCCATCGCCACAGAGATCACCATCGCATAGGCCGCTACCCTCCTCTTTTTTATGGGGTCTCGTTACCTCATCTTTGGCATATGAATCTTCATCCG GAACTTGA
- the LOC131326521 gene encoding uncharacterized protein LOC131326521, with product MKEDFPQLYLRSTQKDVVLSEVCIGRGSNNWDLQFRGRLRLRASQQLEEMKQRLQGVTLDPSKPDSLLWIWSVYKKFSTKSVYRQWELQTQSSNSVLGSLWRNLSPPKVEIFSWLAVQGRIATMSVLFHRNLITEIQQALCPLCSDVVETPLHLLLHCRILWEVWSSILEWWNIQWVCPSSLAELASWWFENEFRNLEKSIWEVCFFAILWSIWIVRNGYVFNNISTQAWEVVDLIKTRVAMWIKAKFDIKVYIVKDFKGYLEGIRKVKL from the coding sequence ATGAAAGAGGACTTTCCACAACTGTACTTGCGTTCCACGCAAAAAGATGTTGTTTTGAGCGAGGTTTGTATCGGAAGGGGCAGTAACAATTGGGATTTGCAATTTAGGGGAAGGTTGCGCTTACGGGCGAGTCAACAACTGGAGGAGATGAAGCAACGACTGCAAGGAGTGACCTTAGATCCATCAAAACCGGATTCCCTTCTGTGGATTTGGTCTGTATACAAAAAGTTCTCCACCAAATCAGTGTATAGGCAATGGGAACTTCAGACTCAATCAAGTAATAGTGTTTTGGGTTCTCTGTGGAGGAATTTGAGCCCCCCAAAAGTGGAAATCTTCTCTTGGTTGGCCGTTCAAGGAAGAATTGCAACAATGTCAGTGCTATTTCATAGGAACTTGATTACTGAAATCCAACAGGCATTGTGTCCCCTCTGTTCCGATGTTGTTGAGACCCCCCTTCATTTACTCCTGCATTGTCGAATTTTGTGGGAAGTTTGGTCTAGTATTCTGGAATGGTGGAATATACAGTGGGTTTGCCCATCCTCTCTAGCTGAACTTGCATCGTGGTGGTTTGAGAACGAGTTTCGAAACTTGGAAAAAAGTATTTGGGAGGTATGTTTTTTTGCAATTCTTTGGTCTATCTGGATTGTGAGGAATGGATATGTTTTCAACAATATTTCAACTCAAGCATGGGAAGTAGTGGATCTAATCAAAACTAGAGTGGCCATGTGGATAAAGGCCAAGTTTGACATTAAGGTTTATATAGTGAAGGATTTCAAAGGATATCTGGAAGGGATTCGGAAAGTGAAGTTGTAG